In Zea mays cultivar B73 chromosome 7, Zm-B73-REFERENCE-NAM-5.0, whole genome shotgun sequence, the following proteins share a genomic window:
- the LOC103633215 gene encoding rab3 GTPase-activating protein catalytic subunit isoform X1: MPMSTMPPPPPPHHSPAIQRPSTTGSDVPLNFHRCHYQIPFFKIKIQGSLLPVPRAPAPLPPHVPTSCAAPGHCQVGHTMQPPQSLVSRARTAIHSAAARVLTDIKADLRDAEGSGGRSRAPSPRTSLDREAAEASATGREPDVKPPSPRDEVLEISPPENEDSSSIPTESTCSTKLTFPPASIVKQLVSAIENGKSFKSMSDMRYTGEQLLKDKGGLSLSVVKSLVRRDKEERSSSDFFGDEETQSLMYSLFKLEEQFSFEASQCFPELVHSRSVSKDLHGAPPGSFIHHLAVVIGSISSVHKMAFFWQSVVLELRKLWSDWQPVPRMPLEVAPDLNSCLLHQEIQVVNCCIARKKRRKAAKESLDSLLNQASIGKSEPRLSEAKFPDSEMYARDNTGDYVLRLGADQSSENLTLLETGEPIYSPTLQEGPIMTAELIKETEELVLRTGSLGAGCSQLLSDMQAFKAANPGCVLEDFVRWHSPPDWSEDCAANSTTVGEGSSRRGRLSDRMQTKEGNLWKELWEAAKPIPAVEQTPIYDEDLAVESIFDALEVIEPSKLFEQLLGVILSVCFVAAESVLAADSNLSKLFYDCKDYIIGVYHNDMSKDELDEMYKVYETMEAIVTHPEEALQIMEQPDEKSVDNKNRFTLKLNFMAKDRPPLWKRTTKDDKISQKVEKNTSEEKNTKIFSNLFDKKVSIFSKKNVRSSEVPPASTSSSSPGPFDESEWTIL; this comes from the exons ATGCCCATGTCCACGATGCCACCACCACCGCCGCCCCATCACAGCCCAGCCATCCAACGGCCGAGCACGACCGGATCGGACGTGCCCCTGAATTTCCACCGCTGCCACTACCAAATCCCGTTTTTTAAAATCAAAATACAAGGCTCCCTTCTTCCAGTCCCCCGTGCTCCGGCTCCCCTTCCTCCGCATGTTCCCACCTCCTGCGCGGCCCCGGGTCACTGCCAGGTAGGCCACACCATGCAGCCGCCGCAGTCGCTGGTGTCCCGCGCGCGCACCGCGATCCACTCCGCCGCCGCCCGCGTGCTCACCGACATCAAGGCCGACCTCCGAG ATGCCGAAGGATCCGGCGGGCGTAGCCGGGCGCCGTCGCCGAGGACGTCTCTGGATCGGGAGGCCGCCGAAGCGAGCGCCACGGGGCGGGAGCCGGACGTGAAGCCGCCGTCGCCGCGTGATGAG GTCCTAGAAATAAGCCCCCCAGAGAACGAGGATTCCTCAAGCATACCAACTGAATCAACCTGTTCAACAAAACTGACCTTTCCTCCAGCTTCAATAGTTAAACAACTGGTGTCTGCCATTGA AAATGGGAAAAGTTTCAAGTCAATGAGTGATATGAGGTATACTGGAGAACAATTGCTGAAAGATAAGGGAGGTTTGAGCTTGTCTGTTGTTAAATCACTTGTTCGACGTGACAAGGAAGAAAGATCGAGCTCCGATTTTTTTGGTGATGAAGAAACTCAATCTTTGATGTACTCCTTGTTCAAATTAG AGGAACAGTTTTCCTTCGAAGCAAGTCAATGTTTCCCTGAATTGGTTCATTCAAGATCTGTGTCCAAGGATCTACATGGTGCACCACCTGGAAGTTTTATTCACCATTTAGCAGTGGTTATTGGCAGCATTAGTTCTGTGCACAAGATGGCATTTTTTTGGCAGTCAGTTGTTCTTGAG TTGAGGAAACTATGGTCTGATTGGCAACCTGTGCCTCGTATGCCACTGGAGGTTGCTCCAGATTTGAATTCTTGTTTACTACATCAGGAAATCCAAGTTGTAAATTGCTGCATTGCCaggaaaaaaagaagaaaagcagCTAAGGAGTCACTGGATTCCTTGCTAAATCAGGCAAGTATTGGTAAATCAGAACCCAGGTTGTCAGAAGCGAAGTTTCCTGACAGCGAGATGTATGCAAGAGATAATACTGGTGATTATGTCCTTCGACTTGGTGCTGACCAGTCATCTGAGAACTTAACATTGCTGGAAACTGGTGAGCCTATCTATTCCCCGACACTGCAG GAAGGCCCCATCATGACAGCAGAGCTTATAAAAGAAACAGAGGAGCTAGTCTTACGGACAGGAAG TCTTGGTGCTGGATGCTCTCAACTTCTATCAGATATGCAGGCTTTCAAG GCAGCAAATCCTGGTTGTGTCCTGGAAGACTTTGTTAGATGGCACTCTCCACCCGATTGGTCTGAGGATTGTGCTGCAAACAGTACCACAGTTGGGGAAGGCTCATCTAGACGTGGGCGGTTAAGTGATAGGATGCAAACAAAAG AAGGTAACTTGTGGAAGGAACTGTGGGAGGCTGCAAAACCTATACCTGCTGTTGAACAAACTCCTATATATGATGAAGATTTAGCTGT GGAGAGCATCTTTGATGCTTTGGAGGTTATTGAGCCATCAAAACTGTTTGAGCAGCTACTTGGCGTCATT CTTTCTGTATGCTTTGTGGCAGCAGAATCAGTTTTAGCAGCAGATAGCAATCTGTCAAAATTATTCTACGATTGCAAGGACTACATAATTGGCGTTTACCACAATGACATGTCAAAAGATGAGCTAGATGAGATGTACAAG GTGTACGAGACGATGGAAGCCATAGTAACCCACCCTGAAGAAGCTCTCCAGATCATGGAGCAACCTGATGAGAAGTCTGTTGACAATAAAAACCGCTTCACGCTGAAGCTCAACTTTATGGCCAAAGATCGCCCGCCGCTCTGGAAGCGCACGACAAAGGACGACAAGATTTCTCAAAAGGTCGAGAAGAATACGTCAGAGGAAAAGAACACGAAGATATTCTCCAACCTTTTTGACAAGAAGGTCAGCATATTTTCAAAGAAGAATGTGAGATCGTCGGAGGTGCCACCGGCATCCACTTCATCTTCTTCGCCAGGGCCATTTGACGAGAGTGAGTGGACGATTTTGTAG
- the LOC103634309 gene encoding glycine-rich cell wall structural protein 1 encodes MSSARHTAVFLLLLGVVYELSTVALANFYIPKFGGHGVFGRRCRFGFGGDIGFGGGAGGGFGGGGGLGGGISHGGGFGAGGGLGGGGGFGGGLGSGFGVGSGIGGGGGSGGGLGIGHGGGFGGGGGGGGGGGGGLDGGHGGGFGSGGGVGSGVYGSGGGFGGGGGGGLGSGHGGGFGSGLGVGSGSTHEGLDGVGGIGGGGGLGAGYGGGFSAGAGIGGGIGKGLGGGGGYGGGFRASASFEGSVGGGGGH; translated from the coding sequence ATGTCTAGCGCTAGACACACTGCCGTCTTCCTTCTCCTTCTTGGCGTTGTTTATGAGCTGAGCACCGTTGCACTTGCCAATTTTTACATTCCAAAGTTCGGTGGCCATGGTGTTTTCGGACGCCGTTGCCGGTTTGGCTTTGGAGGAGATATAGGGTTCGGCGGAGGTGCTGGAGGTGGTTTCGGTGGCGGTGGAGGGCTCGGTGGTGGCATCAGCCATGGTGGCGGGTTTGGAGCGGGTGGTGGATTGGGTGGAGGAGGAGGGTTTGGAGGAGGCCTTGGTAGTGGGTTTGGTGTTGGATCAGGcatcggtggtggcggtggatcAGGGGGAGGCCTTGGAATAGGACATGGAGGAGGCtttggtggtggaggcggaggtggaggcggagggggagggggactcGACGGTGGCCATGGTGGTGGTTTCGGTAGCGGAGGTGGAGTTGGAAGTGGTGTTTACGGCAGTGGAGGAGGGTttggaggcggcggcggaggaggcCTTGGTAGTGGGCATGGTGGAGGCTTTGGCTCTGGACTGGGTGTAGGAAGTGGTAGTACACATGAAGGTCTTGATGGTGTTGGAGGCATCGGGGGTGGCGGAGGACTTGGTGCCGGGTATGGTGGAGGTTTTAGCGCAGGAGCGGGTATAGGAGGTGGCATTGGAAAAGGTCTTGGAGGTGGAGGTGGGTATGGCGGCGGCTTCAGAGCTAGTGCTAGTTTCGAAGGCAGTGTTGGTGGAGGCGGCGGTCATTGA
- the LOC103633215 gene encoding rab3 GTPase-activating protein catalytic subunit isoform X2, giving the protein MPMSTMPPPPPPHHSPAIQRPSTTGSDVPLNFHRCHYQIPFFKIKIQGSLLPVPRAPAPLPPHVPTSCAAPGHCQVGHTMQPPQSLVSRARTAIHSAAARVLTDIKADLRDAEGSGGRSRAPSPRTSLDREAAEASATGREPDVKPPSPRDEVLEISPPENEDSSSIPTESTCSTKLTFPPASIVKQLVSAIENGKSFKSMSDMRYTGEQLLKDKGGLSLSVVKSLVRRDKEERSSSDFFGDEETQSLMYSLFKLEEQFSFEASQCFPELVHSRSVSKDLHGAPPGSFIHHLAVVIGSISSVHKMAFFWQSVVLELRKLWSDWQPVPRMPLEVAPDLNSCLLHQEIQVVNCCIARKKRRKAAKESLDSLLNQASIGKSEPRLSEAKFPDSEMYARDNTGDYVLRLGADQSSENLTLLETGEPIYSPTLQEGPIMTAELIKETEELVLRTGSLGAGCSQLLSDMQAFKAANPGCVLEDFVRWHSPPDWSEDCAANSTTVGEGSSRRGRLSDRMQTKGNLWKELWEAAKPIPAVEQTPIYDEDLAVESIFDALEVIEPSKLFEQLLGVILSVCFVAAESVLAADSNLSKLFYDCKDYIIGVYHNDMSKDELDEMYKVYETMEAIVTHPEEALQIMEQPDEKSVDNKNRFTLKLNFMAKDRPPLWKRTTKDDKISQKVEKNTSEEKNTKIFSNLFDKKVSIFSKKNVRSSEVPPASTSSSSPGPFDESEWTIL; this is encoded by the exons ATGCCCATGTCCACGATGCCACCACCACCGCCGCCCCATCACAGCCCAGCCATCCAACGGCCGAGCACGACCGGATCGGACGTGCCCCTGAATTTCCACCGCTGCCACTACCAAATCCCGTTTTTTAAAATCAAAATACAAGGCTCCCTTCTTCCAGTCCCCCGTGCTCCGGCTCCCCTTCCTCCGCATGTTCCCACCTCCTGCGCGGCCCCGGGTCACTGCCAGGTAGGCCACACCATGCAGCCGCCGCAGTCGCTGGTGTCCCGCGCGCGCACCGCGATCCACTCCGCCGCCGCCCGCGTGCTCACCGACATCAAGGCCGACCTCCGAG ATGCCGAAGGATCCGGCGGGCGTAGCCGGGCGCCGTCGCCGAGGACGTCTCTGGATCGGGAGGCCGCCGAAGCGAGCGCCACGGGGCGGGAGCCGGACGTGAAGCCGCCGTCGCCGCGTGATGAG GTCCTAGAAATAAGCCCCCCAGAGAACGAGGATTCCTCAAGCATACCAACTGAATCAACCTGTTCAACAAAACTGACCTTTCCTCCAGCTTCAATAGTTAAACAACTGGTGTCTGCCATTGA AAATGGGAAAAGTTTCAAGTCAATGAGTGATATGAGGTATACTGGAGAACAATTGCTGAAAGATAAGGGAGGTTTGAGCTTGTCTGTTGTTAAATCACTTGTTCGACGTGACAAGGAAGAAAGATCGAGCTCCGATTTTTTTGGTGATGAAGAAACTCAATCTTTGATGTACTCCTTGTTCAAATTAG AGGAACAGTTTTCCTTCGAAGCAAGTCAATGTTTCCCTGAATTGGTTCATTCAAGATCTGTGTCCAAGGATCTACATGGTGCACCACCTGGAAGTTTTATTCACCATTTAGCAGTGGTTATTGGCAGCATTAGTTCTGTGCACAAGATGGCATTTTTTTGGCAGTCAGTTGTTCTTGAG TTGAGGAAACTATGGTCTGATTGGCAACCTGTGCCTCGTATGCCACTGGAGGTTGCTCCAGATTTGAATTCTTGTTTACTACATCAGGAAATCCAAGTTGTAAATTGCTGCATTGCCaggaaaaaaagaagaaaagcagCTAAGGAGTCACTGGATTCCTTGCTAAATCAGGCAAGTATTGGTAAATCAGAACCCAGGTTGTCAGAAGCGAAGTTTCCTGACAGCGAGATGTATGCAAGAGATAATACTGGTGATTATGTCCTTCGACTTGGTGCTGACCAGTCATCTGAGAACTTAACATTGCTGGAAACTGGTGAGCCTATCTATTCCCCGACACTGCAG GAAGGCCCCATCATGACAGCAGAGCTTATAAAAGAAACAGAGGAGCTAGTCTTACGGACAGGAAG TCTTGGTGCTGGATGCTCTCAACTTCTATCAGATATGCAGGCTTTCAAG GCAGCAAATCCTGGTTGTGTCCTGGAAGACTTTGTTAGATGGCACTCTCCACCCGATTGGTCTGAGGATTGTGCTGCAAACAGTACCACAGTTGGGGAAGGCTCATCTAGACGTGGGCGGTTAAGTGATAGGATGCAAACAAAAG GTAACTTGTGGAAGGAACTGTGGGAGGCTGCAAAACCTATACCTGCTGTTGAACAAACTCCTATATATGATGAAGATTTAGCTGT GGAGAGCATCTTTGATGCTTTGGAGGTTATTGAGCCATCAAAACTGTTTGAGCAGCTACTTGGCGTCATT CTTTCTGTATGCTTTGTGGCAGCAGAATCAGTTTTAGCAGCAGATAGCAATCTGTCAAAATTATTCTACGATTGCAAGGACTACATAATTGGCGTTTACCACAATGACATGTCAAAAGATGAGCTAGATGAGATGTACAAG GTGTACGAGACGATGGAAGCCATAGTAACCCACCCTGAAGAAGCTCTCCAGATCATGGAGCAACCTGATGAGAAGTCTGTTGACAATAAAAACCGCTTCACGCTGAAGCTCAACTTTATGGCCAAAGATCGCCCGCCGCTCTGGAAGCGCACGACAAAGGACGACAAGATTTCTCAAAAGGTCGAGAAGAATACGTCAGAGGAAAAGAACACGAAGATATTCTCCAACCTTTTTGACAAGAAGGTCAGCATATTTTCAAAGAAGAATGTGAGATCGTCGGAGGTGCCACCGGCATCCACTTCATCTTCTTCGCCAGGGCCATTTGACGAGAGTGAGTGGACGATTTTGTAG